The genomic DNA AAATGGAAAAATCTTTCCGGTCTGGATGCGGGCGCGAGCCCAGATACGACGGTCAACCATGCTTTCGTCAGTCAAGTCGCGCTATCCGAACTGCTGCTCGAACTCGATTGGCCAGAAGATCTGGCGGCACTCGTCGCCGACGCAGTGGGCTGCCATCACGGCGAACGCGCCAAGCCGAAAACTTTGGATGCTCTGTCCGGCAATCGCCGCGCACTTGGCAAGTCTGAATGGCATGAAGCTCGCCGCGCTCTATTCGAAGCGCTGCGGGGAGTATTCGCGCCAGAAGTTACCCCGACCAAAACAAGCCTCAATGGCCCCGATTTCATGCTGCTCGCGGGCTTGACCAGTTTCGCCGACTGGATCGGCTCGAATGAAGGTGAATTCGACTTCGGCACACCCGAGGATTGCGAAGACCTGCAAAAGTGGTTCGACAGACGCCGTGCTGAAAAAGCTGGTAAGGCGCTCAATTTGATCGGATGGGCGACGCGCACACCGCTCGCTACCTCACCGAGAACCTTCCACGAGGTTTTTGGATTCCCGCCCCGCCCTTTGCAACAAGCTATGGCGAACACGCTTGTCACCTTGAGCCAGCCCGCCATCCTGCTCGTCGAAGCGCCAATGGGTGAGGGGAAAACCGAGGCTGCGTACTACGCCCATCTGGAACTGCAACGCCGCTTCGGGCATCGTGGCCTGTATATCGCGCTGCCGACCAAGGCTACCGGTAACGCCATGTTCCGGCGCACGCTGCGCTTCCTGAAAAGCCAGGGTTTCGAACGGTCACTCGACTTGCAACTGCTGCACGGCGGGGCGCTGCTGAATGATGACTTTCAACGCTTGAACCCCAGCGGCATCCACGATCCGCAATCGCTGGGCGACGTGCGCGCGGGCGAGTGGTTCACCCACAAGAAGCGTGCGCTGCTCTCAGAATACGGCGTCGGCACCATCGATCAGGTGCTGCTCACCATCCTGCCGGTGCGCCACCAGTTCGTGCGGCTCTGGGGGCTGGCCAATCGTGTCGTGGTGTTCGACGAAGTCCATGCCTACGATGCCTACACCAGCACGTTGCTCTTGCACTTGCTGCGTTGGCTATTGACGCTGGGCTCGTCGGTCGTCCTGCTGTCGGCGACGCTGCCGCCCGATTTCCGACGCAAGCTGGCGAACCTGACACGCGCTCAGATGCCAGAAACGGACACCGGCTACCCTCGCCTCTCCGTCTACGCGCAGGACCGGAACGTCGGCCAGATTCCCTTCGCCGCCGACCCCAGCCGACGCCGGCAGATCACGATCCAGCCCATCACGGCCGAACTCCCCGCTCTGCGCGATACGCTCGACAGCCGGCTTGCAGAAGGCGGTTACGCCCTGGCGCTGGTCAACACCGTACAGCGCGCGCAGGCGCTCTATGGCCTTTATCCCGAGGGCGAGCCCGTCCTCACCGACGGCCAGCCCATCGGCAAACGGCTTGCCGACGACACCGAGATTTTCTTATTCCACGCACGTTTTCCTGCCAACTGCCGCCAGCAACGCGAAGACGCGGTGCTGGCGATGTTCGGCCCGCCGGATGAACACACAGCCTCCGGGCGCATAGGGCGCAAGATTCTGATCGCCACCCAGGTGGCCGAGCAAAGCCTCGATCTGGATTTCGACCTCATCGCCAGCGACCTCGCCCCCATCGACCTGCTGCTACAACGCGCAGGCCGATTGTGGCGGCACCAGCGCGGTGCACGTCCGCTGGCAAAGCCGACACTCATCGTCGCCGGGCTTGTCGAGGACACGCCGCCCAGTTTCGGCAAACCGTTGTGGTGGGGCGCGGTGTACCGCGAAGATGTCTTGCTGCGCACCTGGTGTTTGCTGCGGAGCCAGCCCGAAATCACGCTGCCCGATGCCATCGACCCCTATGTTCAGGCGGTGTACGAAGAAACAGTTGAAGTCCCGGATGTTCTGCAGGATCGCCACGACCGTGCGCTCACCGAAAACGAAGGCAAGCGGCAAGCGCATATCCTTGAAGCCGACCGAGCCATCATTGGCTTCCCCGACGATGCATCGTGGAATGACCCCGCGCGCTTCAATCTTTATGATGAAGACGAACCCGGTGTTCACCGCACGCTCATGGCACACACTCGCCTTGGCGACGATTCCGTCGTCGTCATCCCGCTGTGGGAGGCAGATGCGTTCAACGCCGACGCAACGCCCGATTTCCAGCAAGCCAAAGCCTGGTTCCTGCGCGCCATGAGCATCTCGCACAAGAGCATCGTCAAGCCCCTGCAACACGCCGGCATTCCGGAAGGCTGGGGAAAAAGTACACTGCTGCGCAACGCCTACCCGCTGTGTCTGGACGCAGCATCACGCTGGATAGACGACGTGAGCGTACGGCTGGACGATGAGTTAGGGCTGATTTACGAATCAAAGGAGGCCGAATGAGCCGCTTCAATCTGATCGATGAACCCTGGATTCCCGTGCGTTTCCCGGACGGAAGCCGGGCGGAGCTTGGCATCCGCGACACCTTGCTACGCGCGAAAGACATCGCCGTCATCGAAGACCCCTCGCCGCTGGTTGTGGCGAGCCTGCACCGTTTTCTGCTCGCCGTGCTCTATCGCGCACTGGAAGGGCCGACCGACATCAATCAAGCCAAAGGCTGGTTCAAAGCAGGACTGCCAGCAAACGAGATCGACGCCTATCTGGGGCAATGGCGGGAGCGATTCTGGCTATTTGACGAGAAAAAGCCATTTTTCCAAGTTGCCGATTTCAAACCAAAAAAGTGGAACGCATGGACCGTGCTTGCAGCCGAGCACAATGCGAACAACGCAAAGATTCTGTTCGATCACATTAACGTTACTCGTCCAGGTGACATTCCGGAAAATAAGGCTGTGCGATGGGTACTTGCGATCCAGACCTTTGCTTTGGGCGGCGGTAACAGCGAATTCCAGTACACGAAGGGAGCCCCTTCAACAAAAGCTGCGATGTTCTTGCCTCTCGGGCGCACTCTCGAAGACACCTTGCTTTTATGCCTTGTTCCGCAGAACCGCGCTGTCATCGCACAGGATCTTCCCATATGGGAGCGTGACCCCGACACCGCCGACAAGTTGAAGTCCGGCGCCAAACGCAGCATCGCCGGATTTGCAGATCGTTACACATGGCGCACCCGTTCAATTCATCTGCGCGGCGACGAGGTGGGCAACGTGAGCACACTCGCTTTCGCTTCCGGCGTCGAAAGCTCATCAAAAGACAGCCTCGACCCCATGCTCGCTTATCGAATAGACAAGGACAAAGGTCGCTTACCGATCCAGTTCAAGGACCGGGGCCTGTGGCGAGATTTTGACACATTAATGCCAGACGACACACATCTAGCTCCTGCCGTAATTGAGCACGCGGCTGCGTTGACACGCTTTGCTCGCGACCGCTTTCCACAATCGGTATTGGCATTAGGATTGGCGAACAACCCACGGATTGAAGCCAAGATCGAATACTGGCGCATG from Gammaproteobacteria bacterium includes the following:
- the casA gene encoding type I-E CRISPR-associated protein Cse1/CasA; amino-acid sequence: MSRFNLIDEPWIPVRFPDGSRAELGIRDTLLRAKDIAVIEDPSPLVVASLHRFLLAVLYRALEGPTDINQAKGWFKAGLPANEIDAYLGQWRERFWLFDEKKPFFQVADFKPKKWNAWTVLAAEHNANNAKILFDHINVTRPGDIPENKAVRWVLAIQTFALGGGNSEFQYTKGAPSTKAAMFLPLGRTLEDTLLLCLVPQNRAVIAQDLPIWERDPDTADKLKSGAKRSIAGFADRYTWRTRSIHLRGDEVGNVSTLAFASGVESSSKDSLDPMLAYRIDKDKGRLPIQFKDRGLWRDFDTLMPDDTHLAPAVIEHAAALTRFARDRFPQSVLALGLANNPRIEAKIEYWRMERFALPQALLGDRAIRTEIYQLLTDAEQTQKALWQACRRFARDLLSRGEREPDAKDIGKFVEQMTASTSYWSRLEAAFHDTLRHYTLERDADDIRLDWLKAVRAALHDTWAQHAASVSTGDAWAIRALVRAEGTIGKQIKALIEEIKKYETRRNPQEETA
- the cas3 gene encoding CRISPR-associated helicase Cas3', whose amino-acid sequence is MDREHTSVLNNFWAKTNENDARWHPLILHLLDVAACADAILAREPQSTRDRLAAVLGLDWMQARPWLLLLIACHDLGKGCPGFQCKWKNLSGLDAGASPDTTVNHAFVSQVALSELLLELDWPEDLAALVADAVGCHHGERAKPKTLDALSGNRRALGKSEWHEARRALFEALRGVFAPEVTPTKTSLNGPDFMLLAGLTSFADWIGSNEGEFDFGTPEDCEDLQKWFDRRRAEKAGKALNLIGWATRTPLATSPRTFHEVFGFPPRPLQQAMANTLVTLSQPAILLVEAPMGEGKTEAAYYAHLELQRRFGHRGLYIALPTKATGNAMFRRTLRFLKSQGFERSLDLQLLHGGALLNDDFQRLNPSGIHDPQSLGDVRAGEWFTHKKRALLSEYGVGTIDQVLLTILPVRHQFVRLWGLANRVVVFDEVHAYDAYTSTLLLHLLRWLLTLGSSVVLLSATLPPDFRRKLANLTRAQMPETDTGYPRLSVYAQDRNVGQIPFAADPSRRRQITIQPITAELPALRDTLDSRLAEGGYALALVNTVQRAQALYGLYPEGEPVLTDGQPIGKRLADDTEIFLFHARFPANCRQQREDAVLAMFGPPDEHTASGRIGRKILIATQVAEQSLDLDFDLIASDLAPIDLLLQRAGRLWRHQRGARPLAKPTLIVAGLVEDTPPSFGKPLWWGAVYREDVLLRTWCLLRSQPEITLPDAIDPYVQAVYEETVEVPDVLQDRHDRALTENEGKRQAHILEADRAIIGFPDDASWNDPARFNLYDEDEPGVHRTLMAHTRLGDDSVVVIPLWEADAFNADATPDFQQAKAWFLRAMSISHKSIVKPLQHAGIPEGWGKSTLLRNAYPLCLDAASRWIDDVSVRLDDELGLIYESKEAE